In a genomic window of Nodosilinea sp. E11:
- a CDS encoding SDR family oxidoreductase encodes MPPAPKTVVVVGASRGIGAAVAQHFASQGDRVWSVCRSPAVAGEWIQADISGPEGVGAIAAALGDTPVDALLFMGGVWEEGAFTDAYSFLNSSDAETRWVMSINAIAPIEITRALATNLAQTANPRAIYIGALSGLENCASPEVANTAAKFGLRGAVQALRLALDGQNIGFTVINPGNVATEEVLLDIEEGRFGSQTPIPMEVITGTIDWLISLPPSVDVPELNLWQRSGDR; translated from the coding sequence ATGCCCCCAGCCCCTAAAACCGTTGTTGTTGTCGGTGCCAGTCGCGGCATTGGGGCGGCGGTGGCTCAGCATTTCGCTAGTCAGGGTGACAGGGTATGGTCAGTGTGCCGCAGCCCAGCTGTAGCAGGTGAGTGGATCCAGGCAGATATTTCGGGGCCGGAGGGGGTGGGTGCGATCGCAGCCGCCCTCGGCGACACCCCAGTCGATGCCCTGCTGTTTATGGGCGGCGTGTGGGAAGAAGGCGCATTTACCGACGCCTACAGCTTTCTCAACAGCTCCGATGCCGAGACCCGCTGGGTGATGAGCATCAATGCGATCGCCCCTATCGAGATCACCCGCGCCCTAGCGACAAACCTGGCCCAGACGGCCAATCCTCGCGCTATCTACATCGGTGCCCTCTCTGGGTTGGAAAACTGCGCCTCACCAGAGGTCGCTAACACCGCCGCCAAGTTTGGCCTGCGAGGTGCGGTGCAGGCACTGCGACTGGCCCTGGACGGTCAGAATATCGGCTTTACCGTCATCAACCCCGGCAACGTGGCCACCGAGGAAGTTCTGCTCGACATTGAGGAAGGCCGGTTCGGGTCACAGACCCCAATTCCCATGGAGGTGATAACAGGCACGATCGACTGGTTAATTAGCCTACCGCCCAGCGTGGATGTGCCGGAGTTGAACCTGTGGCAGCGATCGGGCGATCGCTAG
- the ffh gene encoding signal recognition particle protein, with the protein MFEALSDRLESAWKSLRGQDKISESNIDSALREVRRALLEADVNLQVIKDFIAQVKENALGIEVVKGISPDQQFIKVVNDELVRLMGDTNAPLADSPTKPTVVLMAGLQGTGKTTATAKLALHLRKENRSTLLVATDVYRPAAVDQLITLGKQIDVPVFELGTDANPVDIARQGIEKAKADGVDTVIVDTAGRLQIDPKMMAELADIKTAIDPDEVLLVVDAMTGQEAANLTRTFHDEIGITGAILTKMDGDARGGAALSVRQISGQPIKFIGVGEKVEALQPFYPERMASRILGMGDVLTLVEKAQEAVDIADAEKLTQKILEAEFDFDDFLKQMRFMKSMGSLGGIMKLIPGIGKQITGDMLEQGEAQLKRCEAMINSMTTQERKQPNLLSSSPSRRRRIAKGSGHQEKDVGKLVSDFTKMRTMMQQMGRGGGFPGMGGGMPGMEGGFPGMGGGMPGLPGMGGGAQPGFRAPTNKKQKSQKKKKGFGQL; encoded by the coding sequence ATGTTTGAAGCCCTGTCCGATCGCCTTGAGTCTGCCTGGAAAAGCCTGCGTGGCCAGGACAAAATCAGCGAGTCTAACATCGACAGCGCCCTGCGCGAGGTGCGCCGGGCCCTGTTAGAGGCCGATGTCAACCTCCAGGTGATCAAAGACTTTATCGCCCAGGTCAAAGAAAACGCCCTAGGCATTGAGGTGGTCAAGGGCATCAGCCCCGACCAGCAGTTCATCAAAGTGGTGAACGACGAGCTGGTGCGGCTGATGGGCGACACCAACGCTCCCCTAGCCGACTCACCCACCAAGCCCACCGTGGTGCTGATGGCGGGCCTGCAAGGTACGGGTAAAACCACCGCCACCGCCAAATTGGCGCTGCACCTGCGCAAAGAAAACCGCAGCACTTTGCTGGTGGCCACCGACGTCTACCGTCCGGCGGCGGTCGATCAGCTGATTACCCTGGGTAAGCAGATCGACGTGCCGGTGTTTGAGCTGGGTACCGACGCCAACCCCGTCGATATTGCCCGCCAGGGTATTGAAAAAGCCAAGGCTGACGGCGTGGATACGGTGATCGTGGACACGGCGGGGCGTTTGCAGATCGACCCCAAAATGATGGCCGAGCTGGCCGACATCAAAACCGCCATCGACCCCGATGAAGTGCTGCTGGTAGTCGATGCCATGACCGGCCAGGAAGCCGCCAACCTCACTCGCACCTTTCACGACGAGATTGGCATTACCGGGGCCATTCTCACCAAGATGGATGGTGACGCGCGGGGTGGGGCGGCCCTGTCGGTGCGGCAAATTTCGGGCCAGCCGATCAAATTCATTGGCGTGGGCGAGAAGGTAGAGGCGCTACAACCCTTTTACCCCGAGCGCATGGCCTCGCGCATTTTGGGCATGGGCGACGTGCTTACCCTGGTCGAAAAAGCTCAGGAAGCCGTCGATATTGCCGACGCCGAAAAGCTGACGCAGAAAATTCTCGAAGCCGAGTTTGACTTCGACGACTTTCTTAAGCAGATGCGCTTCATGAAGAGCATGGGCTCCCTCGGCGGCATCATGAAGCTGATACCGGGCATAGGTAAGCAAATCACGGGCGACATGCTAGAGCAGGGTGAAGCCCAGCTCAAACGCTGCGAAGCCATGATCAACTCCATGACCACCCAGGAGCGCAAGCAGCCCAATCTGCTCTCTAGCTCTCCCAGCCGTCGCCGCCGGATTGCCAAAGGCTCGGGTCACCAAGAAAAAGACGTGGGCAAGCTGGTCAGCGATTTCACCAAAATGCGCACCATGATGCAGCAGATGGGTCGCGGTGGCGGCTTTCCGGGCATGGGCGGCGGTATGCCCGGCATGGAGGGCGGTTTCCCCGGTATGGGCGGCGGCATGCCTGGGCTACCGGGTATGGGTGGCGGGGCTCAGCCCGGCTTTCGCGCCCCCACCAACAAAAAACAGAAAAGCCAGAAGAAAAAGAAGGGCTTTGGCCAGCTGTAG